A window of Lusitaniella coriacea LEGE 07157 genomic DNA:
CATTCCTTCCAATGCCGCGTACAAGAACTCCGCTTCTGTTCCCTCAACCCCTTCGGGATCGAGATCCACAAGGGCAGCAAAAACTTGAGCGAGTATCAAGAGTTCCTGTTCGATCAATTGTTCTACACCACTGCGTCCCAAGCGATTGAGAACGGCTTCAATTCCAGGCTCCCCGGCGACTTTTAGCAAAATCCGCAGCAAATTCCGTCGGTGGGTTCCCCAACTAGACATGAGCTGTTGCGTGAGAATGTTTAGAGCCTCTTGGCTGCCAATTTCCGCGATCGCGCTCCCGGCTTGGGAACGTAAAAAATCGAGCTTGCGATCGTCCTCCAATAATGCCGCTAACAGGGGTAAAATCTCGTCTTCCAAGCGAGACAAGGCGCGTTTTGCTGCTTCTCTAGTCGATTTGTAATAGAGTCCTTTAATTAAAGAAGGATAGTATTCCCTTAGATGTTTGTTCGCGATCGCCTCCAAAAGAGCGCAACGCACCCGTGCCGACTCATCCTGCAATAACTCCGGGACGTAACGCTGCAACAAGCTCGGATCGGTTTCTCGCTGCTGAAGGGCTTGAATGGCAATCTCCCGTTCCCGTTCCCGTTTTGAGGTCAACATTGCTTCTAGGGCAGTGAGCGCTTCTGCTCTTTCTGAGGGTTGACCGCGACCCAAAATGAGTCCTGTTGCCGTTCCCCGAACAATGGGGTCCACGCGATCGTGCAAATACGCCGCCAGCGTACTCGTCTCCAACTCCGGTTGCGAAAGCCAGATGTAGCGCAGCGCCAGCGCCAACACGTCTAAACTCGGTTTCTGCTCGATCAAGCGCTGAACGTCGCCTAGGTAATTGGGATTGGGATATTTGAGCATCACCTCCATACACTCGTGCTGCAAGCGAGGCGGGAAAAGGGTTAAGCGCGGTGCAAGAATTTCCCCTGCACCTTCAGGATCGATGCGATCGAGAAGTTGAATACACGAACGTTGGTCTTCTTCAGTGGTTTTTCGATCCAAAGAGTCAATAATTGCCCGTTTAAAGGCTTTAAGATCCACATTAGAAAAGCCCAAACGTCCCTGTTCCGCACTTTGAACCAATAAACTTACATAACTCGCCCTCAAAAGGAGCGCGCTAAACGCCCAGCAAACGGAAAAGAGAATAATTGCGCCAATAAACACCCCCCCTTGTAGTTGCCTGACCACCTCCTCAGATCGACCGGGATTGGCACGGCTGACCAACCAAATCACCGCACCGATACTGGCTCCAGTGAGTCCTGTTGAGAGGGGTTCGGCAATTCCTTGCACCCTCGCTTGCATCGAACTGCGAATCTCTGAGGGAAGGGGTTGAAAAAGAAACGGTTCGATCCCGGCAATTAAGGTATAGCGCAGTAGCTCATCAAAAAACTTGAGCATGACCGCGCCGAAAAAGAGAATTTGCGCGCTGTCGAGGGCGAGCAATCCCGTGAGGTCGAAGGTAATGGTCAAAAAGCCGAGAAAAGAGAGGGAGATCGGGAGAAACATCGCGGCGATAAAAACCCCCAATCGCTCTACGGCACGACTGGAGACGAACCATTGGGTTGTGAGTTCAAAAAGCCCCAAACACCCGGAAAATAGTCCCAAAAAGGCAGCTAAGTCTACGGTTTCTGGGTAGACTCTCTCTAACTCCCCAAAGAATTGGAATTCTACTAATAAAAAGAGAACTTCTCCCAAGATGAAGAAGATGAAGAGGGGAATAATATACTTGCGTAGGGTGCTTCCCGTTCGGCGCGTGGAGTAGTTGGGTTGCAGTTCGTCGAGTTCCCGAACTGGCGTGTCGGGAAAGGCTTGTTTGTAGCGTTTGCTCAGGTATAGCAGCGTCCATCCCCCAAAGAGGATCATCGTTGCGGCAACGAGGATAACGTTTTTTAAGCCGATGAGCAAGACGAGGATGGGCAGGGAGAAACCAGAGATTACGTCTCCCACGAGCAACCCGCTAGAGATAATGGGGTAGGTTCGCTTGATTTCTCGAATGTTGAAGAGTTGGTTGGCGGCAACTTGGGAGTTGAGATCGTTGAGAATTTCTTCTGCATCCATCCACAATCGCAGGGCAAAAGAGGTTCCCAGCGCAAACATCCCGTTGAGGGCTTCAATGTCTAAGCCGATGCGAAAGAAGATCAGGGGGACAGCCATGACCACCGCGATCGTGCCAAAAACTCGTTTGAGGGGTAAATTATTTTGCAGCCAGGAGTAGAGAATCCCCAAGCTCGATCCCATCAAGGCGCTGGCAATGTAAATGACGGGCAATCCTTCTGCCCCAAATCCTTGTAAAAAGATGGCAATTGTGGTTTGTTCGAGCCAGAGTAAGCCAACGGATGTAATGGTATAGAAAGCGAACATTAGTAACGTTCGTTCGCCTTCTTCGGGGCGCAAATTGAGAATTTTGAGAATCTTCTGTCCCCAGAGACTCCTGTTTTTTGCCGTTTTTGACTTCATAGGATGGGGTCAGCAGCAAGCTGTGGGTTGTCCGAAATGTGTGTTGTCAGTTTTCTATATCGTCTAAGGTTAACAAAACCAATGGGAGATCGCTGACAAGGGACAATTTACAACGGACAACCAGTAACAGACAAATTTATTTTTTCGGCGCGAGCATCATCATCATATTGCGTCCTTCTCGTTTGGGTGCTTGCTGCAATTCCGCAACCTCTCCCAAGTCTTCTGCCATTCGCTTGAGCAAGTTTTCTGCCAAATTCGCGTGTTGAATTTCTCGCCCTCGAAAGATAATTGTGGCTTTGACCTTATCGCCGGATTTGAGAAAGCGTCGTGCGTTATTCACTCTTACTTGATAGTCATGCTCGTCAATTTTGTAGCGCATTTTTACTTCTTTTACGTCGGCGTTGTGTTGCTTTTTCCGAGCTTCTCGTTCTTTTTTCTCTTTTTCGTATTTATATTTACCGTAATCCATGACCTTGCAAACCGGAGGCTCGGATTTATCGCTGACGAGAACCAGGTCTAGTTCTCTTTGTTCTGCTAAACGCCGACCTTCTTCAGAGGAGATGACCCCAACTTGCGAACCATCAACATCAATGACCCGAATTTTTGGAAAACGAATTCTTTCATTGATTTGCGGCAGGTCGCGACGAGTCCTTGGATTGTGTTTGTTCACAGGTCTATGCTTAATATCAGTAGTGGCGCGTTACAAGCGAGAAAAGTGCTTCAAGAAATTTCAAGGATGTACTCCGTGCTTCAAAAGCTTTTGGAGCTGATATTTAGGATGATTCAGACTCCACTATGTTACCCCAACTTTTTTGTTAAAGAGGCGTTGGTAAAGAATCCTAACCCTGTTGAAGGAGGGTACGCTCTCTGGTTAATCGTCTGGGTTAAGATCGATATTGTGTAAATATTTTTTAAGAGCGGGAGCGCGATCGCGGTGGAACAGTGGCAGCAACGGATTGGCACGCAACGAGACTGGGTTTGGCGGGGGTGGCAAACGCGCTACTGTTATTTGCGACCGACTCAGCCTCCCGGTCAAACGCCTTTGATTCTTCTCCACGGTTTTGGGGCATCGGTGGAGCATTGGCGGCAGAATATGCCCGCCCTTTGTGGCGATCGCGGGGTGTATGCGCTAGATTTGTTGGGGTTTGGGGCATCGCGCAAGGCGATCGCGCCCTACAGTGCTTATTTGTGGGCGGAACAGGTTTACGAGTTTTGGCAAACCTTTATTGGCGAACCGGTGGTTTTGGTGGGCAATTCTCTGGGTTCGTTGGTCAGTCTGACTGCGGCTGCGGCTTATCCGGACATGGCGCGCGCGATCGCGCTCCTCAATTTACCCGATGTTTCCCTACGCCAAAAAGCACTTTCCCCCTGGCTTCAGCCCATTGTCAATACTGTTGAAAGTTGGGTGGGTTCTCCCCTCGCGATCAAAACCCTCCTCCGTTTTCTCCGCCGTCCCGCAACCATTCGCCGTTGGGCGAGTTTAGCCTACGACAATCCCGATACGATTACCGAGGAACTTGTGGCAATTCTCTCTCGACCCGCTTACGATGACGAGGCGGGAGACACGTTTTACTCGCTGTTTCAATCGGTGCGACGACCGCAATTTTCCCCTCCCGCACAAGGGGTATTGCCAACCCTCGACATTCCCATTCTGCTGGGATGGGGTCGCCAAGATCGTATGGTTCCCTTTAATCTTTCGCGCGCGTTTATCGGCTTAAATCCTAACTTAGAGTTTGTCGCGTTTGAGGGGGCGGGTCACTGTCCCCACGATGAGTGTCCGGAACTGTTTAATCGTATCTTCCTAGAGTGGTTGGCGCGTACCGTTGAAGCTCAATCGCTCCTGCAACCCCTTGCGGAGGGTTGACATCCTCCCCTCCCTAAGCCACTTCGCTACGCAAGCGTGTCTTTGAGGGAGGGGATTCCTAATTCTCGCGAACTAGGTTTTCTGCTTCGTCCCCCACCAACTAGAGCATTGGTAACGATGCTCCCCGTCGCTCTGAGTCCACAGACATTTTCCAGCACGCTATGCCCTAGCGCACGGTCGTCACAAGCTGCCGAACTCAATTCGGCAGACGCGACCTTACTTACTCCACGATTTCTAATTTCTTGACTGGCTGCTACATCTTTTGTGGTTCTGTATCCACACTCATCGCAATGGTGAAAGCGAATATAGCGTTTTCGTTTGGGATGTGGAACTGGACGTGACTGCAAAAGGCAGTAGGCAGTAGGCAGAAGTAGAAAGAGATACAGGTGTTATTTGGGGATATAAGAAATCTGTGTTGGGTTTCACGCTTCATTTGAAAACGCTATATACGCTGATGTAGCCTAGTAGAGGAGGGCGTAAGTCTGCCCACGATTGAATTAATCGGTTGACATTTGCTACCGCGAGGCACAGCAAAGAATAGTAGGTTCAATTTCTGCCGCCTTCTACTAGTTAAACAACAAGATTGCACGTCTCTCTCAATCTATAAAACTTGAATGCGTTTTTTCTCATCAGTCATCGGCATAACACGACCAATAATTTCAGCCTGTTGATATCCCGCATTCTGCAAAGCAATTAAGCAATGATCTGCTTGTTCTCTTGGAAGACTAGCTAATAACCCTCCTGAAGTTTGTGGATCGAATAATAAGGGATATTTTAGTAATAAAGCGGTCTTAAAATCTCGATCGATAAACGATTCTGCGTGTAAATTTTGCGGTTGAAGAGAGCTAATTATTCCTTTTTGAATTGTTTCGATCGCGCCATTGAGTATGGGGACTTTTTCTAAATTCAATTCAACAGCAACATCAGACCCTCGAACCATTTCTAATAAATGTCCAATTAGACCAAACCCCGTGACATCAGTACAAGCAGTTGTGCCGTATTCAGACAGAATTTTAGCGGCAGTTTGATTGGAGAGAAGCATCGATTCAATTGCTTTTTCAATCCACCGTCCCTTAGCTTGGTAGCGCATATCCGCAGCAAAAAGAGTTCCCGTTCCAATTGCTTTAGTTAATACCAAAACTTGTTCGGGTTTCATGCCATTTTTTTGCCATAATTTGTCTCGCGAAACAAATCCATTACAAGCAATTCCTAAAGCCAGTTCCGATCCCTCAGTCGTATGTCCCCCCACCAAAGGCGTTTGGCACTGTTGCAATACTTTTGTTACGCCACAGAGCAGTTGATATAAAGTCTCTTCAATCTTGGTTTCTATGCCGTGGGGAATTGTCACGGTAACCAGTGCGCTATAGGGAGTTGCTCCCATTGCAAAAATATCGCTTAAACTGTGGTGAGTGGCAATTTGACCAAAAACAAACGGATCGTCAATTAAAGTACTAAAAGAATCGATAGTGTGTACGAGAAGTTGATGGGGAGGAAGTTGAATGACTGCGGCATCATCCGGTTGGTCGAGTCCAATAATGATATTTGAATTTTCAATTTTAGGCAAACGATTTAACACATTTTGAAGGGTTGTACTTCCCACTTTGGAACCGCACCCGGCGCAATAAATTAAGGGCTTTTCCTGAGATTTTGTTGTGGAAGAAGCAGGCATTTGAGGTAAATCTTCAAAGCGACGCATAAATTTACGATCGATGCGATCTTTCCAACGCCAAAAAAGGGACGATTGCCAACCCCAATTTCCCCAGGACGCGAGCGCGCGCCGATCTCCCGTTCCAATCAAAGCTAAGATGCGTTTTTGTGGAATATAAGATTTCAAAGGTTTTCCCGCGATCGCGCGATGTAGGTTCTCAAAGAGTGGTTTCCCTTGACGCACCGCAAAAACCCCCGCCTTGGGACGCGGATGCTGTTGCAACGTCGCAATATCTCCACTGGCAAAAATATGAGGGTGAGAGGTCGATTGCAGGGTTTCCTTGATGAGAATGAATCCCCGCGAGTTGGTTTGTATCCCAGAAGCCTCAATCCAAGAGGGTGCGGAGGCTTGCGTCACCCAAAAGACGCGATCGCACTTAACGCTCAATCCAGACTCGCAAATCACGCGATCGCGCGCCACTTCCTTTACATTTTCCGATAAATGGAGGCAAACCCCGCGCTGCTGTAGGATTTTAAACAATCGCTTCCGAACCCACTGATTGTGATTCGGTAAAAGTTCGCGATCGCGGTGGAATAAATGAATTTCAATGTTTTTGAGGCGTTGATGCATATTTAGCGCCAATTCGACTCCCCCCGCACCGCCACCCACAATTCCCACGCGAAAGGAACCTTCGGGAGACTCTTGAACCTCCTTAATGACCCGATTCCACGCCTCGAGAAACAGAGGAACGGGTTTGGCGGGAATGGCATAGCGATCCGCACCCAAAACCGAATCCATTGCTGGCGTACTGCCAATATCGATGGATAAATAATCAAACGCAACAGGAGGACGATTCGCGCATGAAACCTGGTTTTGAGTCAAATTCAAGCCGATCGCGCGATCGCGGTAAAATTGCGCCCCCGCAAACCGTGCCAAACGCCCTAAATCGATGTGCGTCTCGTCGTAACTATAAAATCCTGCAACATGACCGGGCAACATTCCCGAATAAGGCGTATGGGACGTATCGGAAATCAAAGTCAGTCGAACGCCGGGAATCGGTTTCATCCCCAACATCTTCAGCGCGATCGCGTGGCTGTGACCCCCACCCACCAAAACGAGATCCGCTACAATCGGTTCAATGGCTTGCTGCATAAGAACTTTGTCGGTTTTTCGCTTGAGCCGCTCGGCTTCAATTATTAACTAATGTAACAATAATGCCGTCATGCCGTCTTAACAGCTTGACAGCCTTGGGCAAACCCGATAAGCTTGCATAGCATACCCGGGTAAACACCTTAGATAAAGAGATGCAAGACAAGCAGAAGGTCACACTATATCTCCCACCCAGAGTTCACCGCCAGCTCAAAATTAGAGCGGCAGTAGATGTAGAATCGATGTCATCGATGGTAGAAAAAGCAGTCCAGTTTTATCTACAACATCCAGAGGTGGTAGAAGAAGTCGAAGCCTCCTACGGGAAAACCCATCAAATTTACACCTGTCCGGAGTGTAACAGCTCCCTAGTAGAGAGAGAGGGTGAATTGGTTTCTCTCAAGAACCAACCTGGTGTCTTGTGTGATGAAGTTCCTGTGGAGAAAGTGCGAGAAAAAATCTGCTCGCATTCCAATCTTCAAGGAGAAGAGGAATTAGTTCCCTGTTAAAGGAGCAACGGCAGAACCGAAACGAAAGATGACGAGGTTAGGGATTGTACCGTATTTGATGTAGGTCGATGGTCATGAAAGAAGAGCTAAATATACTCATACAAGCTCAATATCCCCTCATTTACCTCGTAACGCCGGAAGAGGAAAGAGCGGAACGCGCGATCGCCAAGATCGCACAAATGAAGACACAGCATCGGCGAGTCTTTGTTTGGACCGTTACTCACGGCATTGTCGAATACGGTCAACCTCGCCAAGCCACGCAGCACAACACCGTATCGCCCGAAGCGGCAATACAATGGGTCGTGCAACAACGGGAACCCGGAATTTTCATCTTCAAGGATTTACATCCTTTCATTGATGCACCCGCCACCACCCGATGGCTCAGAGACGCGATCGCCAGCTTCAAAGGGACAGAAAAAATCATTATTCTCATGTCCCCCTTCCAACAAGTCCCCATCGAGCTGGAAAAAGACGTTGTTGTTCTCGACTTTTCCCTACCCAATATGGCAGAGCTGAACCAGGTGCTATCTTGCCAATTGGAACAAACTAAAACCAGGCGGACAACGACTGAAGTCAGGGAAAAACTTCTCAAAGCCGCTCTAGGACTGACAAAAGACGAGGCAGAAAAAGTCTACCGCAAAGCCTACGTCAAAGCAGGTCGCCTAACAGAAAATGAAGTTGACATCATTCTCTCTGAGAAAAAGCAACTGATTCGTCGCAACGGCATCCTAGAATACATTGAAGAAGACGAAACCCTTAATTCCGTTGGCGGCTTAGAGTCCCTTAAAGTATGGCTCAAGCAGCGCTCTAACGCTTTCACCGAGCGAGCGAGAGAATACGGTTTGCCCCAGCCCAAAGGAATGTTAATTCTTGGCGTTCCCGGATGCGGTAAATCCCTCATCGCCAAAACCACCGCTCGTCTTTGGGGTCTACCCCTCCTCCGCTTAGACATGGGGCGCGTTTACGACGGCTCAATGGTCGGTCGTTCCGAAGCTAACTTGCGCAACGCCCTCAAAACAGCAGAATCAATCTCCCCTGCTCTCCTCTTCATTGACGAACTAGACAAAGCCTTTGCAGGAGGTACGGGTTCCTCTGATTCTGATGGCGGAACATCAAGCCGCATCTTTGGCTCATTCTTGACTTGGATGCAAGAAAAGACATCCCCCGTCTTCGTAATGGCAACCGCCAACCGCATAGAACGCCTTCCTGGAGAATTTTTACGCAAAGGACGTTTTGATGAAATCTTCTTCGTCGATTTGCCCAATCCAGAAGAGCGCCAAGCAATCTATACCATTCATCTTGGCAAGCGACGCAACGACATCTCTCGTTTCGACCTAGAGCAACTTGCCAAAATGTCAGAAGGTTTTTCTGGGGCAGAGATAGAACAGGCAATTATCGCTGCGATGTACGAAGCATTCGCTCAAGAGCGCGAATTCACTCAGCTAGATATTATTGCCGCTCTTAAAGCAACACAACCTCTATCCCGGACTATGACCGAGCAGGTCACCGCCCTGAGAGATTGGGCGAGGCAACGAGCGCGACCTGCCGCAGCATCCATTGCAGAATACCTGCAATTGGAGTCCTAACACAGGCTTTCTCCTGCATCCCAACAGGCGGAAAGGCTAGCAACCGAAAACTGCTAGCAGCACAACAAAAAAATACTACTTTTAGAAGTAGGTTCAATTCAAACAAACAACTTGTCGTTTTTAGTATCGAGAGGAAATCCAAATGTCTCATTTCAGCACTCTTCGGACCAAGATTAGCGATGTCGAAATCCTGAAAGCCTCTTTGCGCGATTTGGGGATTACGACCAAAACCGAGGCTGACGTTCGCGGCTATAACGGTCAGCGCGTTCGTGCGGACCTCGTTGCAGTTCTGGATGGCGAATACGACCTCGGCTGGTCTTGCAATAGCGATGGAACCTACGATTTGATTGCAGACCTTTGGGGTGTTGCTAAAAAGCACAACCAAACCGAACTGATTAACGCGATTAACCAAAAGTATGCAGTTAACAAAACCTTGACAGAAGTGAAGCAACGCGGTTTGCAAGGCGCTAATGTCAAGTTGGTGTTACAAAAGTAGTAATTTGGAGCGCGTTCCCAAGCTTGTGGGTTGACCTTTCGGGGGTTAACCCCTTTTTTCTTTATTCCCTTCAGTCGTTCATACTGAGGGGAATTTATTATATAAGCACTCAGCTTCCTACAACGCTATGTTCAAAAGCTGAATGCTATGCCTACCTTAATGCGTAGTGCTATAAACCCCAAAATTTACACTAATGAAACCTGAACTCATCGCCCTCGGACAATATTTAGCCGGACAATTTGATAATCGCGAACAAGCATTAGCCGAACCCGCTTGGTACGTTCATCTCCACCTTTGGAAACGCCCCGTCCCCTTATTTTTGGATGACAGTATTACGCTGTTTGCCGAACAGGCGAACATCGTTAATTTGAATCAGCCTTATCGCCCTCGCTTGTTAAGACTTAGAGAGAATCCGAGGAACGCCGCAACTTTACAGGTCGAATACTATATGTTCAAGAATATTGAAGTCGTGCGAGGTGCGGGTCAAGACCCAAGCGCGTTGCAGCACCTTACCCCAGAAGAGGTTGAGTTTCTCCCCGGATGTACCTTAGAGATTCAAGTCGAGAAAATTAGTACCGCTCAATATCGGTTCCGTACTAACCATTCTCCCGACTCTCGTTGCTCCTTTACCTATCAGGGCAATCAATATCAAGTTTCTTTAGGCTTTGAGGTTACCCCTGACGAACTGCTCGTTTACGATAGAGGAATTGACCCCACAACAGGCAAAGCCATTTGGGGCGCGTTACTCGGACCATTTCGTTTTACAAAACGCCAAGATTTTTCCAACGAGTTGTTTGTTAAGTCTTTTTAGGAGGTCATACTGCGGGATGTCCCATCAAGTGCTTCTTCTTCTGTTTCATAAATCTCAAAAACTGAGTCCATCATTGTCACTTCAAAGACTAGCTTTGCTTCAGGATGGACGTTACAAATACGAAATGTTCCTTTGACTTTATCTGCATCTCGCATTCCAGCAACTAGCGAGGTCAAGCCCGAACTATCAATAAAGTTCACTTGACTGAGATTGACAATGACGTGGGGGCTAAGTTTGGAAATACACTCCTGTAGCTTTAAACGAAATTGCCAAGCAGTGGTAATATCCAAACGTCCGCTGGGCGATAGGATGATGACTGTTTTGCCATCTTGAGTTGTATGGGTTTTTTGTTCGATGTGAATCACTCGTTTAATTCGCCTCTAGAATTCAAGCAGCAACTCCAGTGTAGGGATGATATTGAACTCGCTCTGTTGTAACAATTACTTCTATAAATTGCGAGCTTATCTTTAGTATCCCTATCGAGGGTATTGTAACTCAGAACTTTCTGCTAGGCAGAGGGTTGCCAATTCGCCCAATCTTGTGGCTTGAGAAAGACTTCGTATAATTCGGCTTCTGGGGTGTTGGGTTGGGGCTGATAGCCGTATTCCCAGCGTACTAGGGGGGGCAATGACATGAGGATGGATTCGGTGCGACCGTTGGTTTGCAGCCCAAAAATAGTTCCTCGGTCGTAAACGAGATTAAATTCTACGTATCGCCCGCGTCGATAGAGTTGGAAGTTGCGTTCGCGATCGCGGTATTCTGTTTGATGGCGTTTTTGCGCGATCGGTAAATAAGCCGGAAGAAACGAGCGACCGCAATCGGTCACAAAAGCAAATAACTCTTCCCAACTGCGTTGGGGAGGCACTCCCAATTCCTTGCTGTAAGCGGCTGCGGACTTATCTACATGAGGACCTCGATAAAGCTCCCCTCGTCCGTCTTGATAGTCAAAAAACAGTCCTCCCACTCCGCGCATTTCTTGACGGTGTTTGAGGTAGAAATATTCATCGCACCAGCGCTTAAAAACTTTGTAATAATGAGAATTGTGGCGATCGCAAGCGCCCTTGAACGTGCGGTGAAAATGGGCAGCATCCTCAGCAAAAGGATAATACGGGGTTAAATCCGCGCCGCCGCCAAACCACCAAACCGGTCCTGCTTCAAAATAGCGATAATTGAGGTGAACCGTTGGTACGTAAGGATTGCGAGGATGGAGAACCATTGAAGTCCCCGTCGCAAAAAAACCATGACCGTCTGCTTCTGGGCGTTGTTTGAGGATGGAAGGCGGTAATTGTTCGCCCCAAACTTCAGAAAAATTCACACCTCCCTGTTCAAAAACATTGCCTTCTCGCAGAACGCGAGAACGACCGCCTCCCCCTTCTTCTCTCTCCCAAGAGTCTTCTTGAAACGTGTTGCCAGCGTCCAACTGTTCGAGTGCAGTACAAATCTCGTCTTGCAATTGCTGCATAAACTCTTTTACGCGCGCTTTCGAGTTAGCGCTAGGCTGAGAACTTTTTTGGGAGGAAATAGCGTCTATTGGAGAAACTGTCATGGAATTCTAAAAGTTTAAGACTTTTTAATATTGTGTATTGAAACTCATACCCAGACTACCCTGAATTGAGCTGCAATGATTCGCTCATCATCCTACGAAGAGTAGAGGTTGTGCAACAAGTTGCAAAGTATCCTGTCGAAACACACCGGAGTGCATCCTAATTTTCTTAAAATATAAAACCTGCTTGGGCGTTGCTAGAGGACGTGCGTAATGATTCTCAACTTTTCCTTTAAACCTATTGCGGATCGATGGACTGCGATATCCAAATTCTCCCTCGACAAAACTTATCGAGCTGTTAGTAGCGCAACAGTAGATGTTCTGTGGCAAAAATTAGAAAACTTGGCCGATGTATCTTGGCACCCTCTTTTTTCGAGTACGAATGCACCAAGAGGTTTAATTGCCAAACCCGGACTGATTTACCAGGTTGTGACACGCTTAACCCCGATTCCCATCCGAATTTTTGTCGAACGGGTTAAACCCAGAGAGTTGTTGAGTTTTCGAGCGATCGCAATTCCGGGAATTGAGAACCGAGTTAGCTATCAGGTGGAGTCAACCCTGTGCGGCACGTATATTTCCTACTCTGTAACGCTTCGAGGCTGGCTTTCTCCTTTGTTGTGGCTGTGGATTCGCCCCTATGTGGCTCGTGTTGCTTCGGAGTTGGCAAATGCAGCGACAGAACGAATTAGCGACTGGAGTTTGGGAACGAGAGATTGGTAAAAGTCGCCCAAGGAACGATCGAGTCCCACGCTATCCTGAACTCAGCGCAGTACTCCGCCTATTATGGGTTCTAGTCAACTGGCTACGAAGCAGGAAATCCTTAGAGCGATTTAAGGAATCTCCTTCATACCTGTTAGGGTTGGGTGGAGAGGATGCCAAAATCCCCCAAGAGATGAGAATGCGGCACATCGCGTAAGCTTGGCGTTGAGTCGTTCACAGACAAATTATTTTTGAAATTATGCTCGATCCTCAATCGGTTTTAGACATTCTACAACCCGTTCAAGACCCGGAATTGCAAAAGAGTTTGGTGGATTTAAATATGATCCGCAACGTG
This region includes:
- a CDS encoding alpha/beta fold hydrolase, whose translation is MEQWQQRIGTQRDWVWRGWQTRYCYLRPTQPPGQTPLILLHGFGASVEHWRQNMPALCGDRGVYALDLLGFGASRKAIAPYSAYLWAEQVYEFWQTFIGEPVVLVGNSLGSLVSLTAAAAYPDMARAIALLNLPDVSLRQKALSPWLQPIVNTVESWVGSPLAIKTLLRFLRRPATIRRWASLAYDNPDTITEELVAILSRPAYDDEAGDTFYSLFQSVRRPQFSPPAQGVLPTLDIPILLGWGRQDRMVPFNLSRAFIGLNPNLEFVAFEGAGHCPHDECPELFNRIFLEWLARTVEAQSLLQPLAEG
- the ycf46 gene encoding stress-responsive protein Ycf46, whose amino-acid sequence is MKEELNILIQAQYPLIYLVTPEEERAERAIAKIAQMKTQHRRVFVWTVTHGIVEYGQPRQATQHNTVSPEAAIQWVVQQREPGIFIFKDLHPFIDAPATTRWLRDAIASFKGTEKIIILMSPFQQVPIELEKDVVVLDFSLPNMAELNQVLSCQLEQTKTRRTTTEVREKLLKAALGLTKDEAEKVYRKAYVKAGRLTENEVDIILSEKKQLIRRNGILEYIEEDETLNSVGGLESLKVWLKQRSNAFTERAREYGLPQPKGMLILGVPGCGKSLIAKTTARLWGLPLLRLDMGRVYDGSMVGRSEANLRNALKTAESISPALLFIDELDKAFAGGTGSSDSDGGTSSRIFGSFLTWMQEKTSPVFVMATANRIERLPGEFLRKGRFDEIFFVDLPNPEERQAIYTIHLGKRRNDISRFDLEQLAKMSEGFSGAEIEQAIIAAMYEAFAQEREFTQLDIIAALKATQPLSRTMTEQVTALRDWARQRARPAAASIAEYLQLES
- the selD gene encoding selenide, water dikinase SelD — protein: MQQAIEPIVADLVLVGGGHSHAIALKMLGMKPIPGVRLTLISDTSHTPYSGMLPGHVAGFYSYDETHIDLGRLARFAGAQFYRDRAIGLNLTQNQVSCANRPPVAFDYLSIDIGSTPAMDSVLGADRYAIPAKPVPLFLEAWNRVIKEVQESPEGSFRVGIVGGGAGGVELALNMHQRLKNIEIHLFHRDRELLPNHNQWVRKRLFKILQQRGVCLHLSENVKEVARDRVICESGLSVKCDRVFWVTQASAPSWIEASGIQTNSRGFILIKETLQSTSHPHIFASGDIATLQQHPRPKAGVFAVRQGKPLFENLHRAIAGKPLKSYIPQKRILALIGTGDRRALASWGNWGWQSSLFWRWKDRIDRKFMRRFEDLPQMPASSTTKSQEKPLIYCAGCGSKVGSTTLQNVLNRLPKIENSNIIIGLDQPDDAAVIQLPPHQLLVHTIDSFSTLIDDPFVFGQIATHHSLSDIFAMGATPYSALVTVTIPHGIETKIEETLYQLLCGVTKVLQQCQTPLVGGHTTEGSELALGIACNGFVSRDKLWQKNGMKPEQVLVLTKAIGTGTLFAADMRYQAKGRWIEKAIESMLLSNQTAAKILSEYGTTACTDVTGFGLIGHLLEMVRGSDVAVELNLEKVPILNGAIETIQKGIISSLQPQNLHAESFIDRDFKTALLLKYPLLFDPQTSGGLLASLPREQADHCLIALQNAGYQQAEIIGRVMPMTDEKKRIQVL
- a CDS encoding Npt1/Npt2 family nucleotide transporter, translated to MKSKTAKNRSLWGQKILKILNLRPEEGERTLLMFAFYTITSVGLLWLEQTTIAIFLQGFGAEGLPVIYIASALMGSSLGILYSWLQNNLPLKRVFGTIAVVMAVPLIFFRIGLDIEALNGMFALGTSFALRLWMDAEEILNDLNSQVAANQLFNIREIKRTYPIISSGLLVGDVISGFSLPILVLLIGLKNVILVAATMILFGGWTLLYLSKRYKQAFPDTPVRELDELQPNYSTRRTGSTLRKYIIPLFIFFILGEVLFLLVEFQFFGELERVYPETVDLAAFLGLFSGCLGLFELTTQWFVSSRAVERLGVFIAAMFLPISLSFLGFLTITFDLTGLLALDSAQILFFGAVMLKFFDELLRYTLIAGIEPFLFQPLPSEIRSSMQARVQGIAEPLSTGLTGASIGAVIWLVSRANPGRSEEVVRQLQGGVFIGAIILFSVCWAFSALLLRASYVSLLVQSAEQGRLGFSNVDLKAFKRAIIDSLDRKTTEEDQRSCIQLLDRIDPEGAGEILAPRLTLFPPRLQHECMEVMLKYPNPNYLGDVQRLIEQKPSLDVLALALRYIWLSQPELETSTLAAYLHDRVDPIVRGTATGLILGRGQPSERAEALTALEAMLTSKREREREIAIQALQQRETDPSLLQRYVPELLQDESARVRCALLEAIANKHLREYYPSLIKGLYYKSTREAAKRALSRLEDEILPLLAALLEDDRKLDFLRSQAGSAIAEIGSQEALNILTQQLMSSWGTHRRNLLRILLKVAGEPGIEAVLNRLGRSGVEQLIEQELLILAQVFAALVDLDPEGVEGTEAEFLYAALEGMQKDIIDRCFLLMKLLYPLSAIQAAILNLDSDSENSMALGLEILDNTIDIPQKQVFIRVLERRPIAERLQDFAELMPYRAMTPRDRVLRLLEFRHFLSDWTLACCFHAARAQRWAVTREATLACLSHPSSFVREAVLSYLKEASPRTCLELLPILRNDPDPLVAAQVDSLKVELG
- the infC gene encoding translation initiation factor IF-3, translated to MNKHNPRTRRDLPQINERIRFPKIRVIDVDGSQVGVISSEEGRRLAEQRELDLVLVSDKSEPPVCKVMDYGKYKYEKEKKEREARKKQHNADVKEVKMRYKIDEHDYQVRVNNARRFLKSGDKVKATIIFRGREIQHANLAENLLKRMAEDLGEVAELQQAPKREGRNMMMMLAPKK